Part of the Bacillales bacterium genome, TGCGCGATGATGTCCACATCTCCTTTCAAATGATACGGAGACAATCCACCCTCGCCGGTGTTCATCCAAGAACCTTTCGCCATGCCGATCCCGCGTGAAAGCGAAGTGATCGCGCGATCACCGAGCGATCCGTAACTCATTGCCGACATGCCGACGAGACTGCGCACTTTGAAAGGATGCTTGCACGTTTCCCCAATCACCACAGCATCCTCTTCCGGCAGCAGCCATGGCTTGATTCGCGTTTCTTCCATGTGTTCCTTGCGCGTAAATAACCCTTCCTCGTCGATGTCATATTTATGAGTAAGGATCAAATCGTCGTTGTCAACACGCATTTCTTCGCTCTGTTTGGTGAACATCGCATTTTTGATGTAGTAGCCGGCTTGCTCAAAGTCTCGTTTTGAGCCGTAACCGAGCATGTTTTGCGCATATTTCGCCGGAAGCACGATATGCTGGTAATCCATTCTTGAAAACGGTTTTCCGGTATTGTCGTGATCGAACAAGTATTGCCGCAGTTCCGGCCCAATTTTTTCCGTGATGTAGCGGAATTTCCCGAGAATTGGAAAATTACGCAATACCGCGTGCTCTTCCTGGCTGCTGTCGACCGCACGCAAATACAAGATCAAGACAAACGGCGTAACGATGAGCACAATCAAAAGAATGAAAACAACCAAAGAACTGATTTCCACCCAGTTCAACCGAATTCCTCCTCTGTTTTTCTCTCTCTCTGTATGAAGTTGTCACAAGGTTCGTGCTAACATTTCATCGCTTTCATCGACTCGGTCAATTTCAGGTTTTCCTCGTAATCGACCGGGCAGTCGATCAGCACCGGTCCTTTTAATTTTACCGCTTTTTCGAGAAAAGGCACAAGATCTTTCGTTTTTTCGACGCGAAACGCTTCGGCTCCGTAAGATTTCGCCCAAGCGATGAAATCAGGATTGCCGAACTTAATGTTCGACGGCCGGCCGTATTCGGCTTCTTGTTTCCATTCAATCAACCCGTATCCACTGTCACGCCAAAGCAAAATAACGATCGGCAGTTGCAGACGGACCGCCGTCTCCAGTTCCATCCCGGTCATTTGCAGCGCCCCGTCGCCAACGACGGCGACGACTTTTCTGTCGGGATTGACGATTTTCGCTGCAATCGCTCCCGGCAAGGCGTATCCCATCGAAGCGAGCCCGTTCGAAATGAGACAAGTATTCGGCTCGTCGGCATGATACATCCTTCCCATCCAAACTTTATGCGCACCTACGTCGGAAAGAACGATATCCTCTTTGCTGAGCACCGCCTGCAAATCGGAAATGATCCGTTGCGGCTTGACCGGAAACGATTCGTCCTGATCGTGCTGGTGCACGTCTTCTTCCATGCGCTCGCGCAATTTCGCGTAATAAGGATCGATTTTTCTCCGTTTGCCGACCTTTTCCGTAATCCGCCGCAAATTTTCGGAAACATCACCGACAACGTTCAGGCGAACCGGATAGTGCATGTCGGTTTCTGCTTCAAGCGAATCGATGTGCAAAATCGGCCGCTCCTCCTTGTTCCATTTCATCGGCGGGTACTCGGCCATGTCGAACCCGATTGTAATGATCAAATCCGCATATTCAAACGCGCAATCGATGTAATCGCGGCCAGGTACGCCGGCAGTCATGAGGCAGAGCGGATTTTTCCACGGCATCGCGCCTTTGCCCATGAACGTTTCCGTAACCGGAGTTTGCGTTTTTTCGGCGAACGCTTGAATTTCTTTGTCAGCCAAATCGCGAGTCACCCCATTGCCGCACAGGATCAACGGGCGGTTCGCTTCGTTAATTAGTTTCGCCGCTTTATCAATCGTCTCGTCCCTGGCGACAATCAGATTTGGCAATTCGTACGACGGATCGAGCGGCGATCCATCGATTTCCATGGAAGCCACGTCTTCCGGCAATTCAATATGCGTTGCACCCGGTTTTTCCGACGTCGCAACATTGAAGGCTTTGCGAACGACCTCGGCGGTAATCTCTTTCGCACGAATGGAAGCATTCCATTTC contains:
- a CDS encoding acetolactate synthase large subunit, whose product is MTVAELLVKCLEEEGVHYIFGVPGEENLAFMDALLESDIEFIVTRHETGAAFMAGMIGRLTGRPGVCLSTLGPGATNMLTGVADANMDRSPLVAITAQASMNRQHKESHQTYNLVGLYRPVTKWNASIRAKEITAEVVRKAFNVATSEKPGATHIELPEDVASMEIDGSPLDPSYELPNLIVARDETIDKAAKLINEANRPLILCGNGVTRDLADKEIQAFAEKTQTPVTETFMGKGAMPWKNPLCLMTAGVPGRDYIDCAFEYADLIITIGFDMAEYPPMKWNKEERPILHIDSLEAETDMHYPVRLNVVGDVSENLRRITEKVGKRRKIDPYYAKLRERMEEDVHQHDQDESFPVKPQRIISDLQAVLSKEDIVLSDVGAHKVWMGRMYHADEPNTCLISNGLASMGYALPGAIAAKIVNPDRKVVAVVGDGALQMTGMELETAVRLQLPIVILLWRDSGYGLIEWKQEAEYGRPSNIKFGNPDFIAWAKSYGAEAFRVEKTKDLVPFLEKAVKLKGPVLIDCPVDYEENLKLTESMKAMKC